aggcgtcttttgggcaactgaccgatcacaagcggaacattgacacttcGTCACGAAGAAAACcctcaactgtcaaaacaagaaacaatggcagacaaatcactcgggaaagtgccggtggagcgattaatagttttaattacagaacatgtcgagatctacaacatgtctaatgggctctagcctggataGGTAGTAGGCGGGTAACGTCGGGTCTTGAATGGATTCGTTGCTATGCGATAGAAAAAAAcgcagggggtaacactgttggtttttttttggtcgacatgaaaaaaacataaggggtaacactgttgtttttcatcagtcatcatgggaaaaaaacataaggggtaacactgttgtttttcatcagtcatcatgggaaaaaaacataaggggtaacactgtcgttttttattggtcgtcatgaaaaaaaacataaggggtgacacactatattgataagttcggaggttaacacactaaacagctcaggttcggatccccgcaaaaacgtcgacaggggtgccacagttgtttttttattggtcgtcatgaaaaaaaaacataaggggtgacactgtcgtttttatcaaatgaaacgtaaagggtaacactgtcgttttttatctgtcttcatgaaaaacccataaggggtaacactgtcgtttttatcaaatgaaacgtaaagggtaacactgtcgttttttatctgttgtcatgaaaaacccataaggggtaacactgtcgaaatgtatcgaataaaacatagagggtaacactgtcgttttcaccAAATGAATATGAGGGGCCGTTTAGGACATAACTAAttgagacactctcacacacatacctatgaaacactcttacactcactactgaaaccctcacacatacatacttgtctgaaacacttacacatacatatgagaaacacacacgcatacatacatacctctgtggcatatacacatacatatgaaatgcttacattcatacaagtgaaacatttatacgtatctatctgaaacactcatgcaagcacatatttgtataaatgtttcaaatgtatgaatacgtttttcagttatatgtatgtatgctcttACATGAGGATGCGCAAGCGTTTCACATGTAGTATTCATACCAGTAATTTCAGTAGTGACAGTGAGAGCGTTTCAATAGTGaatgtaagagtgtttcataggtatgtgtgcatgaaattcCAATGTCAAGGTCAGCATTTAAACCGGAAGTCGGGAACAAAGAGTGTCGGTTTCTAAGCCAACGCTGAAGAGCGTGACAGTTCACaccagggttatagttcaagaccccagggggtcacgcaagaagtttcagaacattctgatgtggagtttcaaaataaaaacttcttgtgtgaactataaccctgaagtgaaatgatcatatgtaatatgtctcatattggaaactttggttggcttatactttgaaactccacatcagaatgttctggaacttcttgggtgaccctatgggcttgtgaactataaccctgaagtgaaatgagcatggaataacagggcattttcttttaaatcgaatccaaaatcatttgtaatatgtctcagattggaatgtttggttggcttttattttgaaagaaaataccacaacggccgtacacttcctttgatagtatttgctttttttgactgtctttttgtatgtacccgacgaatgcttttactttaaactagtttaaacgctattaccgtaatggctagtatatacaagtacggcaaaaaactgggtcggctggcttgaccgccgatctcgatgagtcggctggcatgaCCGCAGTCCAACCGTTGGCCATCTGAAACGTTTGGGGAGACACGGACGAGTTCAGGGGCAaatctgttctgtgtgttcagCTGTGTTGGAAGCTTTAGAAACAGCGCGGATTGTGTCTGGTCTGATTCATCATGCAAATTCTGAGAGGGTTGGCGGGAGATGATTTTAGCCATCGGATATTCCGATTGGTTTTGTGCTGCTAGGAGAACGAATCAGCGGGTTTGTGGGAGGAGCGGAAGTGACGATGGTAAACAAACCACTTAAACAGAGATGGCGCAGAGCTACATACTACAATACATTGTTGCCCTGCATTTTTTGGATATTTCTACATGTTTCTGGAAGCCATGGCTGCGTGGACCAAATAGAGGAGcatgtcagagtgtgtgtgctttgtttttCTAATCTGATATTCTATGGTCTGCACTCCGTTCCgtcatttccttttcttttttttttgcatcccGCGCAAGTGCAGACAGGCTACTGAGTCGTTGGCAGCAGTCACCAGGGAGATCCAACCACCAACGGAGTGGTCGGATAAAGGCAGTTGGCCGTTGGTTTGATTCGCGGTGTGTGCGCGCCCATCTACTTGTATACACAACATATTGGCGACGAAGAATTACTTTTCTTGGGATTTCACAACCTCCTGCTTTCCTCGACACTCCTGGTGAGCCGACAATGTTATATACAACGTGGATAAAGATGTTTGAAAATTATCTAGTGGCAATCATTGCGGACGAGGAGAAAACGCGCACTATTGCGggtcttaaaggtgacatattataacacaaggtgtgagtgtgattagccgttacaagccgttttgaaagtcTTCCTCTTCtgtcatcacaagtgggtgtgtcaatctagatgtatgacggatagatgagcaacgtttgctacagagCACTGGCCCTGggtctatccagcacacatctaggtggacacgcccacttgtgatgtcagaagaggcctattttcaaaacgccttgtatcggctaatcacactcacaccttgtgGTATAATATTACCTTGTTACCTTAAGATAAGGATATGGTTAAGGGACCCATTACAGActctccttgcgtccaccgcaagggcctgacccTCCAAAAACTGTAACCCTGCGTTGAGGTGACGAAGCAGCACGGGCTGTGATTGTTCTGCAAACTACATCATTTCCGGCAACCCACTTTTCCGGTTCTTATGGTGTGTTTgagatgcatcgtacaccacCCGCGGAAGTTGCTCTTGTGACATCATTTCCTGACATGTAGCACTTCGTAGCAATCCGTATGTCTATGTGGGTATCCCTACGAAACCcctcaaaaacaaacaacaaaactttacattgtGTTGCACGCACCGCAAGACCGCGAAATGCAtcaattggtgaccggattgaagcagcaatgtaatcaagCATTGAAGAGCATTCaaaattaaacattaaacaacattaaaacgaccaacgtggtacaaatacaaagaaaatacatctcattaCGGGCTCAGCCATCTTTGTTGGTCGTGGCGTACGGTTAACCTTGCTAAACACGGTGGACTCTCAGGAGCCCGAGTGGATACGAccgaaagggggcgtgcctgGTGAAATGTCACAAGACGGCTCGGAGATTTGCCACCTTGCAACCCGTGCGGGGGGCGTACAACGCATCTCAAACACATCATTAGACCCCACTGCTGCTTCACTGTTTGGGCACTGAGGGCCAGTGAATTTTTCTTACACTTCCTGACACCAGTAGGACTTACAAGTCTGCATACAATGCTTTACAAGCCTTTTTTTGTTCCAGGGGTTAAGGGAGAATCCTCCTCACGTGTAATGGCCAAGTGGACCGAAGAAATGGAGGAGCAGCTGATTGCACTGGTGGAAGAGAGACCACCGTTGTACAACATCACGCTACAGGGCTATTCCAACCGTAATAGGAAGGATCAACTGTGGCGTGAGATCGAGAGCGAGCTCCATCTATCAGGTAATATCTCCTACTTTTGCACAACATGCAATCAATGTATTAGCAGCACGACAATGCATGGAAAACAAGACCTGAAAATAGTCAAACGATCGCTTAATGTTGTCCGCCTTGGTCGAAAATCTTTGTAATCAGTGCTCTGTACACAGAATACGAGTGTTTGTTGTTGGTATTTGATTTTGCTAGTCGGCCAGCTTGTAAAAAGGGACATATCATTGAACTGCCTTTGGTGCCTTTCAGGCAAAGAAGTTCGCAGGAAATGGGACAACCTCCGTACGACCTACAATCGCTTTAAAAAAGCGGCCCCGAGGACGACGAGACAACAGTGGACCCTCGATCGGATGCAGTTCATTGAGCCACACACCAAGAGGAAGGAGAACACCTCCAACCTCAATCGCAGGGTGATAAAATGTATCATCTCTGCCTTTACTAAAATATGGTCGTCTATAAAATAACGTGTGCTCCTTTTTTTGTAAATGGCAAGCATGCCCCGTTATGAATAGGAGGATACCATTAAATTaaattgcattttatttgtatagtccttaatcaccattacagtctcaaagggcttaacaggccaaatatgtatgacacccccctgaccctagctcCCAAAAGGGctagaaaaaactcccttaatctgcaaggaagaaatcttgaggaaGAATGCAGattgggggatccctccttccagggacggTCAGTGTGCGGCACAACGCAGTGGGTACCATAATCCACCCTTGGTCTTTTGTTTAGGAATTGTGTGAGGCTGGGGCGCCTGAAGGGGCGAGCATGGTGACCGATTCCTCTCTGGAGGGCAATGGCAGCACACTACCAGAGGAGCCAGAGTTGGACATCCCGCTGGCTGGCTGCCCGATTGCAGAGTCGGCCATCTGTGCTTTTCTTGGAAATTCACAACCTCCTGCTTTCCTGGACACTCGTGGTGAGCCGACAATGTTACATACATCGTGGATAAAGATGTTTGAAAATCTTTTCGCGGCACTCACTGCTGAGCAGTGCTGCTCTCTTTGTATTGATTTCGGCCAAATAACGGCTCGGAAAGATTCGATAATGCTTGAATAATGGCAGCCAACTGTTTAGGAAATTAGAACTGTGGATTTACAAATCATGGCCCAAATAACAAGAATAAAAGTTATAGCACAAATTAAATAGAAGGCTTTACTAATTTCAGTTTATAATAACTCATAATATCTGACACATGGGAATTCCAAGGCTTTAACATTTTTTAATTGCTTTCTATGTTATTCACTTTGGCAGATCGATATTAAAGTTGACAACAGTCAGTATGTTTGCTGATACCGTCGTTTTGCACGCAATCTGATTTTATTGTCCAGGCCTTGAAAATGCCTCCGAAAGGTCTCTGACTTTTAGCAAGACCAGATTACTGCTCCGTTGTTTTGGCAAGGATGGCCAGCGAATGTTTCTTACACTTCCTCACACCAGTATGACTTACAAGTCTGCATGTGAAGCTTTACAAGCCTTTTTTTTGTTCTGAGAGATAAGGGAGAGTCCTCCTCACGTATAATGTTCAAGTGGACCGAAGAAATGGAGGAGCAGCTGATTGCACTGGTGGAAGAGAGACCACCGTTGTACGACATCACGCTACAGGGCTATTCCAACCGGAAGAGGAAGGATCAACTGTGGCGTGAGATCGAGAGCGAGCTCCATCTATCAGGTAATATCTCCTACTTTTGCACAACTTGCATCAATGTAATAGCACCACAATGCATGAAAAACAAGACGAATCGAAAATAGTCAATGCAAGATCGTTACATGTTGTCCGCCTTGGTCGAAACCCGAAATGACTGGCAAGGCTTGTTTGTCCACGTATCATGTTCGACATTGGTATTCAGTTTGATGTCGCCAGTCTACTTGCTTGACTAGCGTAAATCTGACATGCAAAAAGGGATCATTGAACTGACGTTGGTGCCCTTCAGGGAAAGAAGTGCGGAGGAAATGGGACAACCTCCGTACGACCTACAATCGCTTTAAAAAAACGGCTCCTTTGGGAAGCTCAGGGGCCCCGAGGACGACGAGACAACAGTGGACCCTCCATCGGATGCAGTTCATTGAGCCACACACCAAGAGGAAGGAGAGCACGTCCAACCTTCCTCGCAAGGTGATAGAATTGATCATCGCTGCCCTTTTCTCAAATATGGTCTTGAAAATAATGTGTGCTGTTCTTTTTTGTAAATGGCAAGCATGCCCTGTTATAAATAGGAGGGGACCATGGTATTAAATCCATCCTTGTTCTTTATTTTAGGAATTGTGTGACGCGGGGGCGCCTGAGGGGGCGAGCATGGTGACCGATTCCTCTTCGGAGGGCAATGGCAGCACACTCCCAGAGGAGCCGGAGGTGGACATCCCGCTGGCTGGCTCCCCGACCATCTGTGAGGGTACACTCCCTGGGGTTTTGGAGTGCAGTTTGACCTCCGGAGGTACTGACCAAGGCCAGCGTCAGCCCGCAAAGCGGAAAAAGAAGCGTCGGGATGGGGCCGTGAATGAGGAGGCGGTGCTCATGCAGACCATCGGCAAAACCCTGGAAAGGATGGCAACAGGAGCACCACGGCAAGAGGAGCACAACGACTACATTTCGGTGTGCTGCAAGCGGATTGAACACCGGCTGCGAATGCTCCCGCAGCATCAGCTCGCACAGTTTGAGTACGAGATGGACTGCCTGCTCTACAGGTTTTCCCAGAACCAGATCCAGGAAACTGACTGAAAGGACCTTACTCCTCTGGCAACGGACTGAAAGGACATAAGTCCTCTATGCTATTTATATTTGTGCCTTTTCCCTTTTTACTGCTCTGGAATACAGTACACCACTttagataaaaaaattaaataaattataagCTGTTTTCTTCCTGTCTCCTTTTTTCTATATTTGAACATAGGCTATATGCAGGGGGGTTGTGGTAAAATAAGATGTGGGTAATATATGAGGATGGCAGATATTGAATCCCGATAGTTGGTATTTTTACGCTGAATAATTGTGATTTATTCCTCCAACATCTGGAACTTCATCGCCAGTTCCCGACACAAAAACTGATAAGCTCCTTTTGCCTGCCGCTGTGGGATCCACGACTCCACCCACTTGGTGCGGTTTCTCCTTACTTTTTCCCCTCCTGTGATGTCTCTGTACTAGAACCAGCCCGGGAGCAGGCAACGCGACCATCAGCTCAGCCCTAATGCTCTTTCTTTGGCTGCTAAGTATTGTATTCCATAAACGTCTTCTTAGGTCAAACGAATAATGAGATAATTACGTGCACTTTGTTTTCTAATCAGATCATCTGCATTACCTTTgccatttcctgttttcatgtTGTGGGTAAGTTTGTTGCAGAACAGGAGCCACACACAACGTGCAAGATGTTGCTGTGCCTAATCTTACAGTCCTTAGCATTGCTCCCCCTACAAATGTGTCACAGACCCGACGTCTTACCTGTACTGTGTCTCTTCACATAAAAGATGGTCAGACGTTTACCAGAGATCTGCTTGTAGATACTGGTTCAGCAGTCTCCATACTTCCAGAGCACATTTGCCAGAGCACATTCCTGCATGTGCCTCTTACAAAGCCTACAGTTAGATTAGCGATGTACATGAAGAAACCTATTACTGTCCTAGGGTATACAAACCACACCTCCTGACTGCCGCTTTGCAATTACTCTT
The DNA window shown above is from Gadus chalcogrammus isolate NIFS_2021 chromosome 10, NIFS_Gcha_1.0, whole genome shotgun sequence and carries:
- the LOC130390461 gene encoding uncharacterized protein LOC130390461 isoform X1, which encodes MSEYRLLSRWQQSPGRSNHQRSGRIKAVGRWFDSRCVRAHLLVYTTYWRRRITFLGISQPPAFLDTPGVKGESSSRVMAKWTEEMEEQLIALVEERPPLYNITLQGYSNRNRKDQLWREIESELHLSGKEVRRKWDNLRTTYNRFKKAAPRTTRQQWTLDRMQFIEPHTKRKENTSNLNRRELCEAGAPEGASMVTDSSLEGNGSTLPEEPELDIPLAGCPIAESAICAFLGNSQPPAFLDTRDKGESSSRIMFKWTEEMEEQLIALVEERPPLYDITLQGYSNRKRKDQLWREIESELHLSGKEVRRKWDNLRTTYNRFKKTAPLGSSGAPRTTRQQWTLHRMQFIEPHTKRKESTSNLPRKELCDAGAPEGASMVTDSSSEGNGSTLPEEPEVDIPLAGSPTICEGTLPGVLECSLTSGGTDQGQRQPAKRKKKRRDGAVNEEAVLMQTIGKTLERMATGAPRQEEHNDYISVCCKRIEHRLRMLPQHQLAQFEYEMDCLLYRFSQNQIQETD
- the LOC130390461 gene encoding uncharacterized protein LOC130390461 isoform X2; translated protein: MSEWVKGESSSRVMAKWTEEMEEQLIALVEERPPLYNITLQGYSNRNRKDQLWREIESELHLSGKEVRRKWDNLRTTYNRFKKAAPRTTRQQWTLDRMQFIEPHTKRKENTSNLNRRELCEAGAPEGASMVTDSSLEGNGSTLPEEPELDIPLAGCPIAESAICAFLGNSQPPAFLDTRDKGESSSRIMFKWTEEMEEQLIALVEERPPLYDITLQGYSNRKRKDQLWREIESELHLSGKEVRRKWDNLRTTYNRFKKTAPLGSSGAPRTTRQQWTLHRMQFIEPHTKRKESTSNLPRKELCDAGAPEGASMVTDSSSEGNGSTLPEEPEVDIPLAGSPTICEGTLPGVLECSLTSGGTDQGQRQPAKRKKKRRDGAVNEEAVLMQTIGKTLERMATGAPRQEEHNDYISVCCKRIEHRLRMLPQHQLAQFEYEMDCLLYRFSQNQIQETD
- the LOC130390461 gene encoding uncharacterized protein LOC130390461 isoform X3; its protein translation is MAKWTEEMEEQLIALVEERPPLYNITLQGYSNRNRKDQLWREIESELHLSGKEVRRKWDNLRTTYNRFKKAAPRTTRQQWTLDRMQFIEPHTKRKENTSNLNRRELCEAGAPEGASMVTDSSLEGNGSTLPEEPELDIPLAGCPIAESAICAFLGNSQPPAFLDTRDKGESSSRIMFKWTEEMEEQLIALVEERPPLYDITLQGYSNRKRKDQLWREIESELHLSGKEVRRKWDNLRTTYNRFKKTAPLGSSGAPRTTRQQWTLHRMQFIEPHTKRKESTSNLPRKELCDAGAPEGASMVTDSSSEGNGSTLPEEPEVDIPLAGSPTICEGTLPGVLECSLTSGGTDQGQRQPAKRKKKRRDGAVNEEAVLMQTIGKTLERMATGAPRQEEHNDYISVCCKRIEHRLRMLPQHQLAQFEYEMDCLLYRFSQNQIQETD